Genomic DNA from Deltaproteobacteria bacterium:
TACCCTGGCCAAGTCCTTCGGCGTATACAGTGAAGGACCCATCGAGGATCCGGCGGACATTCAGGCCGCGGTCCGGCGGGCGCTGGCGGTGGTCAAGGAGGAGCGCAAGCCGGCTCTGCTGGACGTGATCATTCAGGCGATCTGAAGATAATCAGGAGGACTCGTCATGGCATACGATTTCGTGATTCGCGGCGCGACCATCTGTGACGGCACGGGCCAGCCTCGTTACACGGGGGACGTGGCCGTCGAGGGGGGTACCATCCGCCAGGTGGGCGGCAAGGCCGGCGCGGCCCGGCGCGAGGTGGACGGCGACGGCCTGGTGGCCGCCCCCGGCTTCATCGACGGCCACACCCACATGGACGCACAGCTCCTGTGGGACCCCCAGGTGACGAGTTCCTGCTACCACGGCGTCACCAGCATCGTCACCGGCAACTGCGGCCTGAGCCTCGCCCCGTGCAAGCCGGAGGACCGGGACATCCTGCTCCAGACCTTCTCCCACGTGGAAGGCATGGACATCGACCTCCTGCGGCGCGCGGTGGAATGGAGCTGGACCGACATGGCCGGCTACATGGACGCGGTGGCGGCCATGCGTCCGGCGCTCAACGTCGGCATGCTTGTGGGCCACTGCCCGCTGCGCCAGTACGTCATGGGCGAGGACGCCATCAAGCGCGCCGCCACCCCGGACGAGGTCGCGGCCATGCAGGTGCTCCTGCGCGACGCGCTCAACGCCGGGCTCCTGGGCTTCTCCACCAACCGCAACGAGCGCCACTTCCGCGAGGACGGCGAGCCGCTGCCGAGCCGGCTGGCGGAATGGGAAGAGCTGGAAGCGTTGGGGCAGGTGCTTACGGACCTGAACCGCGGCGTCATCCAGATGAGTTCCGCGGGCCAGAACGCCGAGCGGGTGGCCTCGCTGGCCGACTTCTCGCTGCGCACCGGCCGTCCGGTGGTGTGGAACTCCATCCTGCACCGCTGGGCCAGACCGGATGAGTGGCGCGAGCTGCTGGACGCCACGGTGAAGGGCTTCGAGCGCGGCGCCCAGGCCTGGGCCAACACCAACGTCCGCCCCTTCAACAACCGCTTCAACCTCATCGACGGTCAGGAGTTCGACGAGTTCCCCACCTGGCGCGGCCTCATGTTCAGCCCCATCGAGGAACGCCGGGCCGCCTTCCAGGACCCGGAAGTGCGCAAGAAGCTGCGCTGGGAGGTGGTGGAGGACACCAGCACCTCGGCCTTCCACCGGCGCTGGGACATCGTCTACATCGTCAAGCCCGCCACCGAGAAGAACGCCCATCTCAAGGGCGCCAACGTGGCCGACTACGCCCGCTCCGTGGGCAAGGACGTCTTCGACGCCTTCATGGACCTGTGCCTGGAGGAAAACCTGGAAACCGGTTTCCAGACCGCCCACACCAACGGCGACGCCGATGCCGTCGGCGCCATCGTGGCGAACCCCTACACCGTACTGGGCCAGTCCGACGCCGGCGCCCACGTGGCCATCGACGCGGGCTTCGGCTACTGCACCCTGCTGCTGGCCAAGTACGTGCGCGAGCGCGGCGACCTGACCCTGGAGGAGGGGGTGCGCAAGCTCACCTCCATGCAGGCCGACATCTGCGGCATTGCCGACCGCGGCCGGCTTGAAGAGGGAATGGCCGCGGACGTGACGGTGTTCGACCCCGCCACCGTCGCCCCCCGCGAGCCCGAGCTGTTGCACGACTTCCCCGGCGGCGCCGCCCGGTTGGCCCAGTATGCGGACGGCATTCATACCGTCCTGGTCAACGGAGAGGTGTCACTGGAGGGCGGCGAGCCCACCGGGGAGCGGGCGGGGAAGGTGCTGCGGAACGGGGTGTAACGGGGACGTTCGCTCGACTGGATTAAAACGCAGCACCGGGGGTGTCAACCAACCGGCACGTACCGCCTCCGCCAACATGGCGTCCGCGAGAAACGGGCTCCGCGTCTCCTTCGGAGGGCCGATTTCCGCCACCACGCGGTCCCTGTCCGTTACCAGGACGGTTTCGCCGGATGCGGCCAGCCGGATGTACTCGCTCAGCCGGTTGTTGAGTGCCTTGATTCCCACCGATCGCATGGTGACAAATGGTAGCTACTTGTCAACGTGCGACCGGCAGGAACCGTGGCCTACTGCTTCAGGGCCTTCTTCATCGCGGGCGAGTACTTCCGGTAGAGCGCCGCGAGGTCCGCGATGTCTTTGTTGGCCCGCGCGGTGCCGCCCGGATCTAGCACGAGCCCCGACTTCTTGATGAACGCATCGTAGTCCTTGTCGTTCATGGCCTTCATGAGCAACGTCTCCAGGACTTTCACCACCTTGGCCGGGGTTTTCGGGGGGGCCGCTATGTGGCGGGCTGAAGACACCGTGACGTTGTACCCCGCCTCGATGGCGGTGCGGACATCGGGAGCGTTGATGGCCCTCTTCGGTCCCATGGTCAGGACCGGCCGGATCTCGCCGGTCTTGAGGTACGGCACCACGGAGGGATGGTCGATGGGCTGGAAGAAGACGTCGTAGTCCCCCCGCAACAGGCCGGGCAGGTTCTCGCCGGTGCCGCGGTAGCCGGACACGACCTGGTAGTCGATGCCCAACTCGGCGGCCGCAATGAAGGCGTCCACCCAACGTCCGACGCCGATGGCCTCGAGACCCCAGGTCACGCGTTTGGACCTCTGCAAGTCCTCCAGCGACTTGTACTTGGAGTCCTTGCGCAAGAGCAGGGCGTAGGGCTCGCCGCCGACCCGCGCCACCCAGGTGAACTTCTCGTAGTCGTAGCCCGTCTTCTTGACGCCCCTCAGAAACGGCACGGCCATCATGCCGCCGTGCAGTTGTCCGATGGTGTAGCCGTCGGGCTTGGAGCGGTAGAGATAGACGGTGCCGGTGATGCCGCCGGCCCCGGTGACGTTCTTGACGATCATCTTGACGCCCTTGGGCAGATACTTCTCGCCGAAGCGGGTGATGGCCCGCGAGATGGTGTCGAAGCCCCCACCGGGTGAGAAGGTGACGACACTGTTGATATTCTTTTCCGGGAACTCCGCGTGGCTCGGGACGGCGAAAAGCGGGAGTGCCGCGAAGCCGATAACTACGGCATGAAAAAGACGAGTCATGGTTACACCTCCGTCAAGGCGGTAGTCGCCGGTTTGCCGGCGCGGATGACGTTTCCCGCGCCGTTTGAAAATCGCCATGTTTATTCAGGTGGGGGGCTGGTGTCAAGCACCGTGACGATGAGCACACCTGTGTGTCGAAGCGATCCCGGCTGGGCAGGCGGACTACTTCGCCGCCGCTTTCACGGCGCCGAAACCCGGCATCACTTCTTCGCCGAACAGGCGAACCGAACGTTCGGCGTCGTCGAGGCTCATGTCGTTGAAGTTGACCTGCAGCGAGGCGTCGTCGATGCCGCCCACCACCTCGTCATAGGCGGCGATCCGCTCCGCCAGTTGATTCGGCGTGCCGACCCAGGCCGCGCCGCTCTCCACCTGGGACTCGAAGGTCTCGCGCTTGAGGGCGGCGATGATCTTGTCGTAGCCCTTGTAGTCGGCGGAGGAGGCGCCGGTGATCCAGCCCGATGCGGCGTCGACCAGCGCTGCCAGATAACGGTTCAAGGGACCGCGCGCGATCCGCGCCGCTTCGTCCGCGTCTTCGTGGCAGTACATGTGGAAGGCGAGCATCACGCGGCCCTTGCCCGGATGGCCGGCCTTGTCCCATGCTTCGCGGTAGATGCCGCACAGCTCGCGCATGGCGGAGCGGGCGATCGGGATGGCCATGATCCAGTTCCCCTGCGCCCCGGCCTTTTCGAATGACCGCGGGGTGGCGAGGGCCGCGGTCCAGAACCGGGGGCGCGGCTTCTGCGTCGGGCGCGGCAGCGAGGGGATGTTCTCGAAGCTGTGAAACCGCCCCTTGTCGGTGACGTTCTCCTCTTCGAGCAGACGGCGCACCTGTGCCATGCCCTCGTCGAAACGCGCCACCGACTCGTCCGGCGAGATGCCGAAACGCTGGTACTCGTGGGGCAGGAACGCGCGCGCGAAACCGACTTCGAGCCGCCCGCCGGAGATGGCGTCGAGCATGCCGATCTCGCCCGCGAGCTTGAGCGGGTTGTTGAATACCGGCAGCACCGCGCCGGTGACCAGGCGCGCGGCCGCGCTGCGCTGAGAGGCCGCGGTGAGAAACACGATGGGGTTCGGGCTGTAGCCCCCGTAGAAGTGGAAGTAGTGCTCCACCGTGCGGATGCGGGTGTAGCCGTACTCGTCGCACAGCTCGCACAGCCTCAGGCAGTCGTCGAAGTACGCGGCCGCCGAACGGTGGGCCGGCCCCACGCAAGGAAAGAACTGCATCCCGAATTCCATGATCGCTGTTCTACTCCCTCCGGTCCCGATATAGACACCACACTAGCCGACCCCCGGCTGTCTTGACAACGTAGCGGCGATGGCCATAGAGTCGAGACTGTTCGTTCCCTCGGCGCCGGATGCACTCCATCGCGTGACCGAGTACGGCATCCAGTCAACTCCGCGCCGCCGGCACTCTTTCAACCGACCAAACCAATCGAGGAGGAAACCATGGCCAGAGACATCGAAGTCATCGATGCGGACGGGCACATCACCGAGAGTGACGAGCAGCTCAAGCAGTATATGGAGACGCCTTGGGTGGACCGGACGGCGACCCTCTACCCGATCGACAACTGGGACCGTTCCATCGGCGGAACCCTGGGGACGACGGCGGGTGACGCGAAGACGTGGCTCAACGCCATGGACGAGGGCGGCCTCACCACCGCGTACCTCTATCCGACCGGTGGTCTGGGCATCGGCTGGATCCGCGAGCCCGACCTGGCGGTGGCCCTGTGCAAGGCGTGGAACGACTTCGTCTCCGAGGAGTTCCAGAAGGTCAGCCCCAGGCTCAAGGGGGTGGCGCTGGTGTCCTTTCAGGACGTGCCCGAGGCGGTCAAGGAGCTGCGCCGGGCGGTCCAGGAGCTGGAGCTGACGGGGTTGATGCTGCCGGCGGTGGGGCTGCGGTTGCCGCTGGGGCACCAGGACTACTGGCCCATCTACGAGGAGGCGGAGAAGCTCAACTGCATGGTGGGCGTGCACGCCACGGTGCGCGGGCCGCAGTATTTCGGCGCGGACGGTTTCGACCAGTTCATCGAGGTCCATACCCTGTCCCATGCCTTCGCCCAGATGATGCAGATGACCAGCATGATCTTCCGCGGCGTGATGGACCGGTTTCCGAACCTCCGGGTGGCGTTCATGGAGGCGGGCTGCTCATGGGCGCCCTACTGGGCCGGACGCATGGACGAGGAATGGGAGAAGCGCGGCCAGGCGGAAGCGCCGCTGTGCAAGAAGAAGCCCAGCGAGTACGTGCGCAACGGCAACATCTACTTCCACGCCGAGGACTACGAACCGTTCATCGGCGAGACGGGCAAGTGGCTGAGCCCGGACGTTCTCTACTACGCGTCCGACTACCCCCACTGGGACATGGAGTTCCCGGAGAACATCGACCACCTCGGCCGGCGCGAGGACCTGTCTCCCGAGGACAAGAAATGGCTGCTGGCGGATTCCGCGAAGCGGCTGTACGGCGTGATCGACTGAACCGATAATGGGAGGCGAAGAAGGCCGAACTTCTTCGCCTCCCGGTTTACTCAGAACTCCTTTATCTCCCGCAACCGCATCTTCTTCCGCAGCGCCTGGCGCAACACGTACGTCCCCACCGCCAGGTCCTCGTCCGGGATCCCGTTGGACTGGAACAGCACCTTGCGGGCTCGGCCCGGGACACCGTCGGAGACGATGGTTTCCAGCGGCACGACGTCGCGCCAGCGCAGTTGCCTCCTGGCACAGGCGTCGACGAGGTCGCCGCTGCAGTGCCGCGCGGTGGCGAGATCGTCGGTGACCACCAGGTCCATGGACCTGACGAGCCGCCCGGACACCTCGTGTTTCACGGTCGAGTTGGCGCCGATGGTGGCGACGAGGACGTCGTCCTTGAGCCTCCGGCCGTCGACGATGGGGGTGGTGGAGCTGGTGGAGATCACCAGGATGTCGGACTCGCTCTCGACCTCGTCCAGGGAGCCGGCCACCCGGAAGGGTGTCTTCACGACCTTGCGCATGGTCTCGATGAAGGATTGCCGGCGCGCGGCGTTGCGGCCGTACACCAGCACCTGCTTGGGCCGGCAGGCCTTGACCACGGCCTCCACCTGGAACGTGCCCTGCCACCCCGGGCCGATGAGACCCAGCACGGCGGGCTTCGGTGGGGCCAGGTACTTGGCCGCCACGCCGGTGGCCGCGCCGGTGCGCAGGCTGCTGAGATAGGCGGCGCTCATGATCACCTGGAGCGCGCCGGCGGCGCCGTCGTACAGCGAGATGGTGTTGGCCTTGGCAACGTAGCTGCGCAGCGCGATGAGATCCGTGTCCTGGTGCCACGCCGCCATGATGTTGAGCTGCTTGGAACTGCCCTGGAGTCTCCGGCGTGGAAGGGTTCGCACCTTGCCGGCGGCCCGGTCCCGGAACATTCGGTCGAGGAGGCGGATGCACTGGGTCATATCCACCAGTTCGCGAGTCTGCTCGGCGCTGACGATCAAAGACATGGGGACTCTCCTTCAAGCTTCAGGGAACACGTGCCAGCCCTTGTCGAGCAAAGAGACCGCGACCGTCTCACCGCGGGCGTACTCGGCGTCGCCCACCGCCCGGACCGTCAGCTCCACCTCGCCCACCTGTACCTGGCAGTGAAGCGTGTCGCCCAGGTACGTCTGGCGCAGCACCTGGCCGCGCAGGCCGGCCGGCGACTCGCCCACGGCGATGCCGATGTGCTCGGGGCGGATGCCCAGCGTGACCGCCGCACCCGGCGCGCAGCCGGACGGCACGGCGCATTCGATGGCGCCCAGGCCCGACTCCACTCGGCCGGCGTCGAGCACCTTGGCCGGGAGGAAGTTCATCTCGCCGACGAAGCGCGCGACGAAGAGGCTGGACGGCTCGGAGTAAACCTCCTTGGGCGTGGCGAGTTGGAGGATCTGTCCCTCGTTCATGACGCACACGCGGTCGCCCAGGCTCAGGGCCTCGGCCTGATCGTGGGTGACGTAGAGGGAGGTGACGCTCACGGATTCGGCGATGCGCCGCAGCTCGTCGCGCATCTGGTCGCGCA
This window encodes:
- a CDS encoding amidohydrolase family protein, with the protein product MARDIEVIDADGHITESDEQLKQYMETPWVDRTATLYPIDNWDRSIGGTLGTTAGDAKTWLNAMDEGGLTTAYLYPTGGLGIGWIREPDLAVALCKAWNDFVSEEFQKVSPRLKGVALVSFQDVPEAVKELRRAVQELELTGLMLPAVGLRLPLGHQDYWPIYEEAEKLNCMVGVHATVRGPQYFGADGFDQFIEVHTLSHAFAQMMQMTSMIFRGVMDRFPNLRVAFMEAGCSWAPYWAGRMDEEWEKRGQAEAPLCKKKPSEYVRNGNIYFHAEDYEPFIGETGKWLSPDVLYYASDYPHWDMEFPENIDHLGRREDLSPEDKKWLLADSAKRLYGVID
- a CDS encoding ABC transporter ATP-binding protein, which translates into the protein MISIRKLEKIFDSSRGPVRAVDGIDLEVAEGEFMVLLGPSGCGKTTTLRCVAGLERPDGGSIEIDGELVDSAEGGSYVPPERRDIGMVFQSYAVWPHLNVLQNVVLPLTEGQRRIPRSEVRDRAQEALRLVRLEGLEERPVTDLSGGQQQRVALARAVVTRPKVLLMDEPLSNLDARLRDQMRDELRRIAESVSVTSLYVTHDQAEALSLGDRVCVMNEGQILQLATPKEVYSEPSSLFVARFVGEMNFLPAKVLDAGRVESGLGAIECAVPSGCAPGAAVTLGIRPEHIGIAVGESPAGLRGQVLRQTYLGDTLHCQVQVGEVELTVRAVGDAEYARGETVAVSLLDKGWHVFPEA
- a CDS encoding amidohydrolase family protein, translating into MAYDFVIRGATICDGTGQPRYTGDVAVEGGTIRQVGGKAGAARREVDGDGLVAAPGFIDGHTHMDAQLLWDPQVTSSCYHGVTSIVTGNCGLSLAPCKPEDRDILLQTFSHVEGMDIDLLRRAVEWSWTDMAGYMDAVAAMRPALNVGMLVGHCPLRQYVMGEDAIKRAATPDEVAAMQVLLRDALNAGLLGFSTNRNERHFREDGEPLPSRLAEWEELEALGQVLTDLNRGVIQMSSAGQNAERVASLADFSLRTGRPVVWNSILHRWARPDEWRELLDATVKGFERGAQAWANTNVRPFNNRFNLIDGQEFDEFPTWRGLMFSPIEERRAAFQDPEVRKKLRWEVVEDTSTSAFHRRWDIVYIVKPATEKNAHLKGANVADYARSVGKDVFDAFMDLCLEENLETGFQTAHTNGDADAVGAIVANPYTVLGQSDAGAHVAIDAGFGYCTLLLAKYVRERGDLTLEEGVRKLTSMQADICGIADRGRLEEGMAADVTVFDPATVAPREPELLHDFPGGAARLAQYADGIHTVLVNGEVSLEGGEPTGERAGKVLRNGV
- a CDS encoding tripartite tricarboxylate transporter substrate binding protein, which encodes MTRLFHAVVIGFAALPLFAVPSHAEFPEKNINSVVTFSPGGGFDTISRAITRFGEKYLPKGVKMIVKNVTGAGGITGTVYLYRSKPDGYTIGQLHGGMMAVPFLRGVKKTGYDYEKFTWVARVGGEPYALLLRKDSKYKSLEDLQRSKRVTWGLEAIGVGRWVDAFIAAAELGIDYQVVSGYRGTGENLPGLLRGDYDVFFQPIDHPSVVPYLKTGEIRPVLTMGPKRAINAPDVRTAIEAGYNVTVSSARHIAAPPKTPAKVVKVLETLLMKAMNDKDYDAFIKKSGLVLDPGGTARANKDIADLAALYRKYSPAMKKALKQ
- a CDS encoding LLM class flavin-dependent oxidoreductase, with protein sequence MEFGMQFFPCVGPAHRSAAAYFDDCLRLCELCDEYGYTRIRTVEHYFHFYGGYSPNPIVFLTAASQRSAAARLVTGAVLPVFNNPLKLAGEIGMLDAISGGRLEVGFARAFLPHEYQRFGISPDESVARFDEGMAQVRRLLEEENVTDKGRFHSFENIPSLPRPTQKPRPRFWTAALATPRSFEKAGAQGNWIMAIPIARSAMRELCGIYREAWDKAGHPGKGRVMLAFHMYCHEDADEAARIARGPLNRYLAALVDAASGWITGASSADYKGYDKIIAALKRETFESQVESGAAWVGTPNQLAERIAAYDEVVGGIDDASLQVNFNDMSLDDAERSVRLFGEEVMPGFGAVKAAAK